In the Gymnodinialimonas sp. 202GB13-11 genome, one interval contains:
- a CDS encoding nuclear transport factor 2 family protein, whose translation MTDSIRVANAKGLYLEGIRDGNMKEALDKYTGDRYTQHSTGVRDGKEGFIEFFTPFLERNPIRDIQVFRTIEDGPYVFVHVYQSLNNGEAQWVTADLFDTDADGKIIEHWDVIAEYQWPTKSGRSMVDGPTEIEDLDKTDANKTIIQGFVDDILIGGQTDKITDYISTEQYDQHNPLVGDGLDGFGAFLGEMAANGQTMEYVKVHRLIGQGNFVVIFSEVKMDGHDWAFFDIFRLKDGKIVEHWDVQEQIGPKETWNNSGKF comes from the coding sequence ATGACAGACAGCATCCGCGTCGCAAACGCGAAGGGCCTTTATCTGGAAGGCATTCGCGACGGCAACATGAAAGAAGCGCTCGATAAATACACGGGCGACCGGTACACGCAGCACTCCACCGGTGTGCGCGATGGCAAAGAGGGCTTCATCGAATTCTTCACGCCGTTTCTGGAGCGCAACCCAATCCGCGATATTCAGGTGTTTCGCACAATCGAAGACGGCCCGTACGTTTTTGTGCATGTCTATCAAAGCCTCAACAACGGTGAAGCGCAGTGGGTGACAGCCGATCTCTTTGACACCGATGCCGATGGCAAGATCATTGAGCATTGGGACGTCATCGCAGAATACCAATGGCCGACAAAGTCCGGCCGTTCCATGGTCGACGGACCGACGGAGATCGAGGATCTGGACAAAACCGACGCCAACAAGACCATCATTCAGGGGTTCGTGGATGACATTCTGATCGGCGGTCAGACCGACAAGATCACCGACTACATCTCGACCGAACAATACGACCAACACAATCCGTTGGTTGGGGATGGCCTGGACGGCTTTGGCGCCTTTCTTGGCGAGATGGCCGCCAACGGCCAAACGATGGAATACGTCAAAGTCCATCGGCTGATCGGGCAAGGCAATTTCGTCGTGATCTTCAGCGAAGTGAAGATGGACGGCCACGACTGGGCCTTCTTCGACATCTTCCGCCTCAAAGACGGCAAGATCGTCGAACACTGGGATGTGCAGGAACAGATCGGACCGAAAGAGACGTGGAACAATTCGGGCAAGTTTTGA
- a CDS encoding LysR substrate-binding domain-containing protein codes for MRLPFAMLEVFDAIAREGSLRGAADRLGLKASTVSHQLKSLEERLDVDLFIRTTRSISFTEAGRALHRGSAPAFEQLGEAVEAARTTGDSARGTLRLTAAEHAYHTIIADKLPTFRSVYPEIEVEISLSDALVDILEEGFHAGFRLGNVVAQDMIAVRLTAPLPIATVASPGYLDRAGRPDTPADLLAHECIRYRFRSSRQTAPWLFEGAEGEEEVAVAGKLLADDLPVLVDMAKRGNGLIHTFRDYIADSLESGELEQVLSPFSRNVPGLFIYFPREYRNMTPLRLFIDHLK; via the coding sequence ATGAGACTGCCCTTCGCCATGCTTGAAGTGTTCGACGCGATAGCGCGGGAGGGCAGTCTGCGCGGCGCGGCGGACCGGCTGGGGTTGAAAGCCTCCACGGTCAGCCATCAACTCAAGAGCCTTGAAGAACGGTTGGACGTTGACCTGTTCATCCGGACCACACGCTCCATCAGCTTCACAGAAGCAGGTCGCGCTTTGCATCGCGGATCAGCCCCCGCCTTCGAACAGCTTGGAGAGGCGGTCGAAGCCGCGCGAACAACAGGCGACAGCGCGCGTGGGACGTTGCGACTGACCGCCGCTGAACACGCATATCACACCATCATCGCCGACAAGCTGCCCACTTTTCGGTCAGTGTATCCCGAGATTGAGGTTGAGATTTCGCTTTCCGATGCGTTGGTGGATATCTTGGAAGAGGGGTTTCACGCAGGCTTCCGATTGGGAAACGTCGTGGCGCAAGATATGATTGCTGTCCGGCTGACCGCCCCCCTCCCTATCGCGACTGTCGCAAGCCCCGGCTACCTTGACCGAGCAGGGCGACCAGACACGCCCGCAGATCTGCTGGCGCATGAATGCATCCGCTATCGGTTCCGTAGCTCGCGCCAAACCGCACCTTGGTTGTTTGAAGGCGCCGAAGGCGAGGAGGAGGTGGCTGTGGCCGGCAAATTGCTGGCTGACGATCTGCCTGTGTTGGTAGATATGGCCAAGCGCGGCAATGGGCTGATCCACACCTTTCGCGATTACATTGCAGACAGTCTGGAGAGCGGTGAATTGGAACAAGTCCTGTCACCATTCTCTCGAAATGTGCCCGGTTTGTTCATCTACTTCCCGCGGGAATACCGAAACATGACGCCGCTCAGGTTGTTTATTGACCACTTGAAGTAG
- a CDS encoding SDR family NAD(P)-dependent oxidoreductase: MTRTALVTGGNRGIGFAIASGLTSKGIDVVIGSRDAVAGRDAAHRIGARSVQLDLQDRASTEAAISQIDDVEILVNNAGVLGTGDLFSDDAQFKASMEVMVDGPYHLLKAVTPYMKRNGYGRIVNVSSGWGAFSDGVAGPGAYGVAKAALNALTVSAARALPETIKINAMCPGWVRTRMGGSSASLSAEEGADTAIWLATLPETGPTGMFFRDRERIGW, from the coding sequence ATGACCCGCACAGCACTCGTGACCGGAGGCAACCGAGGCATCGGCTTTGCCATTGCCTCCGGCCTGACTTCAAAAGGCATCGATGTTGTCATCGGGTCGCGTGACGCAGTGGCGGGCCGCGATGCAGCGCACCGGATCGGCGCCCGATCCGTTCAACTCGACCTCCAGGACCGAGCATCAACAGAAGCGGCAATATCCCAAATCGACGATGTCGAAATCCTCGTCAACAACGCGGGCGTTTTGGGAACCGGCGATCTTTTCAGCGACGACGCGCAGTTCAAAGCTTCCATGGAGGTGATGGTTGACGGGCCTTACCACCTCCTAAAGGCGGTAACTCCCTACATGAAACGCAACGGCTACGGGCGCATCGTCAACGTATCATCTGGCTGGGGGGCATTCTCGGATGGTGTCGCAGGGCCCGGTGCTTATGGCGTTGCCAAGGCTGCGCTGAATGCACTGACCGTTTCCGCCGCGCGCGCCTTGCCGGAAACGATCAAAATCAATGCCATGTGTCCGGGCTGGGTGCGCACGCGCATGGGCGGATCCAGTGCCTCGCTATCCGCCGAGGAAGGCGCGGATACCGCGATTTGGCTGGCAACACTGCCTGAAACCGGGCCGACTGGGATGTTCTTCCGGGACCGCGAGAGAATTGGATGGTGA
- a CDS encoding glycosyltransferase family 2 protein, translating into MSEAEDNRDKIAFISVDSAPKRFAGFIPQWRGPAMLALFTLLAVAMLLAVNSPTGAAIFPNRDLVFSPYEGRHSIAIRIFLIAFFISFAAFSSADWKGKLFFGLDMVLTYALICAIFDLANVAGHLALDLAFSLHFSAIASGLLGFCIYSWKLLERGLMPVRIPVEHRPVSNRRAIIRLLVTIAIAIATSIWVTSLQLELVERLRSWTLLGGIGPGVFLVLPVLFAQLYALAIWDVKTAKTPKFNPPVSIIVPAHNEEYIIENTVRVMDRAAAHYGGEVHILIMNNNSTDATEEIANATLASCEAALGRVINVPKPGKSNALNAGLDAAETEFLVRVDADTLVGEDNLTRAMPYFTNPAVGVVGGVPVPPGGALFDRARLLEVLVKHGFYSVAMGAVNGVVGIPGMFVVYRTEHPRYLGGFVEGMNGEDTDVSLRIGELGYHSVVDPKIRYISEVPSAYEHMREQRMRWFRSIYHISSRCRDLIYSGNGSLRGKIILPYMLVNSARRAMLVPLIIYGALECVFAFNPNSPIVWQAVVAVTTGAPAIMAVIASLLNGVPKGILALPEYLIFRVLRAYFTLESMMSILVGHQGEDLELATKKNVTPTGPVRVA; encoded by the coding sequence ATGAGCGAGGCCGAAGACAACCGCGACAAGATCGCCTTCATCTCAGTCGACAGCGCGCCCAAGCGGTTCGCGGGCTTTATCCCGCAATGGCGTGGCCCTGCCATGCTGGCCCTGTTCACGTTGCTTGCCGTCGCCATGCTGCTGGCCGTCAACTCCCCCACCGGGGCGGCGATCTTTCCCAACCGCGACCTCGTATTCTCCCCTTACGAGGGGCGGCACTCCATCGCGATCCGCATCTTTCTAATCGCCTTCTTCATCAGCTTCGCGGCCTTTTCCTCGGCCGATTGGAAGGGAAAACTCTTTTTCGGCCTCGATATGGTCCTCACCTATGCCCTGATCTGCGCCATCTTCGATCTGGCGAACGTGGCGGGCCACTTGGCCCTCGATCTGGCCTTTTCCCTGCATTTCAGCGCCATCGCGTCCGGCCTTCTGGGCTTTTGCATCTATTCTTGGAAATTGCTCGAGCGTGGCCTGATGCCTGTGCGCATCCCCGTTGAACATCGCCCCGTCAGCAACCGTCGCGCCATCATCCGGCTGCTCGTCACCATCGCCATCGCCATCGCGACCTCGATTTGGGTCACGTCGTTACAGCTTGAACTGGTCGAGCGCCTGCGCAGCTGGACCCTTCTGGGTGGCATCGGGCCGGGCGTGTTTCTCGTTCTCCCGGTCCTCTTCGCGCAGCTTTACGCGCTCGCGATCTGGGATGTGAAAACGGCGAAAACACCCAAATTCAACCCGCCTGTCTCCATCATCGTGCCCGCCCATAACGAGGAATATATCATCGAGAACACGGTCCGGGTCATGGACCGCGCCGCCGCCCATTACGGCGGTGAGGTGCACATCCTGATCATGAACAACAACTCCACCGACGCCACCGAAGAGATCGCGAATGCCACGCTCGCCTCCTGCGAGGCCGCTTTGGGTCGTGTGATTAACGTACCAAAACCCGGCAAGTCCAACGCCTTGAACGCGGGCCTCGACGCGGCCGAGACCGAATTCCTTGTCCGCGTCGACGCAGACACGTTGGTTGGCGAAGACAACCTCACCCGCGCCATGCCCTACTTCACAAATCCCGCCGTCGGCGTTGTCGGCGGCGTCCCCGTACCGCCCGGTGGCGCGCTGTTCGATCGCGCGCGGCTTCTGGAGGTGCTGGTGAAACACGGGTTTTATTCCGTCGCCATGGGCGCGGTGAACGGGGTCGTCGGTATTCCCGGCATGTTCGTGGTCTACCGCACCGAACACCCGCGCTACCTCGGCGGCTTCGTGGAGGGGATGAACGGCGAAGACACAGACGTGTCCCTGCGCATCGGAGAGCTTGGCTACCATTCCGTGGTCGATCCCAAGATCCGCTATATCTCCGAAGTGCCGTCGGCCTACGAGCATATGCGCGAACAGAGGATGCGTTGGTTCCGATCCATCTACCACATCTCGTCGCGCTGTCGGGACCTGATCTATTCCGGCAATGGCTCGCTCAGGGGCAAGATCATCCTGCCCTACATGCTGGTTAATTCCGCCCGACGCGCGATGCTCGTTCCATTGATAATCTATGGCGCGCTGGAGTGCGTGTTTGCCTTCAACCCCAACAGCCCCATCGTGTGGCAAGCGGTCGTTGCGGTCACAACCGGCGCGCCTGCGATCATGGCCGTGATTGCGTCGCTCCTTAACGGCGTGCCTAAGGGTATCCTCGCCTTGCCGGAATACCTTATCTTTCGCGTCCTGCGCGCCTATTTCACGCTTGAGTCCATGATGAGCATCTTGGTGGGCCATCAAGGAGAAGATCTCGAATTAGCGACCAAGAAGAACGTCACACCAACAGGCCCGGTTCGTGTGGCATAA
- a CDS encoding NAD-dependent epimerase/dehydratase family protein: MTKEILVIGGDGFCGWPTALHLSKLGHNVTIVDNLSRRWIDKKMGADSLTPIATVEERLEAWHDVTGLTINFECIDVAREFDRLTGLLAALKPDTIIHFGEQRAAPYSMKGIEEKRYTVDNNISATHNLLAAVIELGLDPHMIHLGTMGVYGYDDDGMEIPEGYLRVFVPGDNKQIFQRDILYPTNPGSVYHMTKSMDQLLFQFYAKNDRLRITDLHQGIVWGTQTDETRLDERLINRFDYDGDYGTVLNRFLMQAAVGHPLTVHGTGGQTRAFIHVKDTVKCIALAVDNPPAKDGKVKIMNQMTETHTVRSLAQLVAANTGAQIAMVDNPRNEAAENGLRVSNASFIDLGLEPVTLAYGLMEETQEIAAKYADRCIMHMIPCVSTWTENQRPGVVTPEKVAA, from the coding sequence ATGACGAAGGAAATTCTGGTAATCGGTGGCGATGGTTTCTGTGGCTGGCCCACGGCCCTGCACCTGTCGAAACTGGGTCACAACGTGACCATCGTCGACAACCTCTCGCGCCGCTGGATCGACAAGAAAATGGGCGCCGACAGCCTGACGCCGATCGCAACCGTGGAAGAGCGGCTTGAGGCCTGGCACGACGTCACCGGCCTGACGATCAATTTCGAATGCATCGACGTGGCGCGTGAATTCGACCGCCTGACGGGCCTTCTGGCCGCGCTCAAGCCTGACACGATCATCCACTTCGGCGAACAGCGCGCCGCGCCCTATTCGATGAAGGGCATCGAGGAAAAGCGTTACACCGTCGACAACAACATCTCGGCCACGCACAATCTTCTGGCCGCTGTGATCGAACTGGGCCTCGACCCGCATATGATCCACCTCGGCACCATGGGCGTCTACGGCTACGACGATGACGGGATGGAAATCCCCGAAGGCTACCTGCGCGTCTTCGTGCCCGGCGACAACAAGCAGATCTTCCAGCGTGACATCCTCTACCCGACCAACCCGGGCAGCGTGTATCACATGACCAAATCGATGGATCAGCTGCTGTTCCAATTCTACGCCAAGAACGACCGCCTGCGGATCACCGACCTACACCAGGGCATCGTCTGGGGAACGCAAACCGATGAGACGCGCCTTGATGAGCGTCTGATCAACCGGTTCGACTACGATGGTGACTACGGCACCGTCCTGAACCGCTTCCTGATGCAGGCCGCCGTTGGCCACCCGCTGACCGTCCATGGCACCGGCGGCCAGACCCGCGCATTCATCCACGTCAAGGACACGGTGAAATGCATCGCCCTGGCGGTCGACAATCCGCCGGCCAAAGACGGCAAGGTCAAGATCATGAATCAGATGACCGAGACGCACACAGTGCGGTCTCTCGCCCAACTGGTTGCGGCCAACACCGGAGCCCAGATCGCGATGGTCGACAATCCCCGCAACGAGGCGGCCGAGAATGGCCTGCGCGTGTCGAACGCGTCGTTCATCGACCTCGGGCTCGAACCGGTCACGCTGGCCTATGGCCTGATGGAAGAAACGCAGGAAATCGCCGCCAAATACGCGGATCGCTGCATCATGCACATGATCCCGTGTGTCTCCACCTGGACGGAGAACCAGCGCCCCGGCGTCGTCACCCCCGAAAAGGTCGCCGCCTAA
- a CDS encoding hybrid sensor histidine kinase/response regulator — MTDKKGRRRIGVLIVVPLLIVLLGVLGGNLLRELRGLSTADADNLQWTILQVETEIANLNATLSEAANDPSPDVDAVRLRADIALSRLLIVGRGEARDLFPGDAADLLARVNAYQDDMIAVLDADPGLSENDIIALRDLTRDIRPDIRDLVLLGLEAGTNRASARRAGFARQLTITGAIAIAVIVGLSAVLVVLDRLLARADQRDTELLNSSSRLASTVTASLDAIVTANEAGEIIEFNASAERIFGWSREEILGQKMEATIIPHQHRKAHAAGMERYLATHEPHVVDAGRVELSALRKSGEEFPVELNITSVESANGELFIAYLRDISQRKINEQKLIDARDKAEAMDRAKSQFLAVMSHEMRTPLNGILGVLDLMRQTRLTKQQDRYMRVASASGEILLEHVNEALDITRIEMGSMQLSPHPFEMRPAVQSVCDVLTPLAQEKGLSLSLDFDPGMDRIFDGDGARIGQILTNLIGNAIKFTEDGQIVVSVSGIHGADLTNATITVSDTGRGIPEDRLEDVFEDFVALAHSEGRQARGDGLGLSISRKVARLMGGELSVQSTIGQGSVFTLRIPLARAKAVAEAASNEIADERLADTAQTKHILVVEDNAINRSVLRDMLERLGHSVTEASDGLDGLHQAQQSAFDLIIMDVSMPVMDGIETARRIRAEAGPNQRTRIVGLTAHGREEYRDRAIRAGMDGFFTKPIRFSALHDVVSADAQSASPAGLDAEVIDDLIDVLGPEKVKATADAFFAESETQLDVLSSPESDVAAILHKMRGGAALLGLKSVITQIDALDGATMNRQAVAALQGAISAGRKDLTDRLQQTDPTG; from the coding sequence GTGACCGACAAAAAGGGCCGCAGACGCATTGGCGTGCTGATCGTCGTGCCGCTGCTGATCGTCCTGTTGGGCGTGTTGGGCGGCAATCTGTTGCGGGAGCTGCGGGGCCTCTCCACCGCGGATGCCGACAATCTGCAATGGACAATCCTTCAGGTCGAAACCGAGATCGCCAACCTCAACGCGACCTTGAGCGAGGCCGCCAACGACCCCTCCCCTGATGTCGATGCTGTGCGCCTGCGGGCTGACATCGCGCTCAGCCGCCTGTTGATCGTCGGGCGCGGCGAGGCACGCGATCTTTTTCCCGGTGACGCTGCAGATCTTCTGGCTCGGGTGAACGCCTATCAAGACGATATGATCGCGGTGCTGGATGCCGACCCTGGCCTGTCGGAGAACGACATCATCGCTCTACGCGATCTGACCCGCGACATCCGCCCGGATATCCGCGACCTTGTTCTTTTGGGGCTTGAGGCCGGTACCAACCGCGCATCGGCGCGGCGCGCCGGGTTTGCACGCCAACTTACCATAACTGGCGCCATCGCAATTGCCGTGATCGTTGGCCTCTCTGCTGTCTTGGTCGTCCTTGATCGATTGCTAGCACGCGCGGATCAGCGAGATACGGAGCTGCTGAACTCCAGCTCACGGCTTGCCTCGACCGTTACGGCGTCACTCGACGCAATCGTCACTGCGAATGAAGCTGGCGAGATTATCGAATTCAACGCCTCGGCAGAGCGGATTTTCGGGTGGTCGCGGGAAGAGATCCTCGGGCAGAAAATGGAAGCAACCATCATCCCCCACCAGCACCGCAAAGCGCACGCCGCCGGGATGGAGCGTTATCTGGCGACCCACGAACCCCATGTCGTCGATGCCGGACGGGTGGAGCTTTCGGCCCTGCGCAAATCGGGTGAGGAATTCCCGGTAGAGCTCAACATCACCTCCGTTGAAAGCGCCAATGGAGAGCTCTTTATTGCCTATCTGCGAGACATCTCGCAGCGAAAGATCAACGAGCAGAAGCTGATCGACGCACGCGACAAGGCCGAAGCTATGGACCGTGCGAAGTCGCAATTCCTGGCCGTGATGAGCCACGAAATGCGCACGCCTCTGAACGGTATCCTCGGCGTGCTCGACCTGATGCGGCAAACCCGCCTGACAAAACAGCAGGACCGGTACATGCGCGTCGCCTCTGCATCGGGTGAGATCCTGCTGGAACATGTGAACGAGGCGCTCGACATCACGCGGATCGAAATGGGGTCGATGCAGTTGTCGCCACACCCGTTCGAGATGCGGCCTGCGGTTCAAAGTGTCTGCGACGTGCTCACCCCGCTGGCGCAGGAAAAGGGCCTGTCTCTTTCGCTGGACTTCGACCCCGGCATGGACCGGATCTTCGACGGGGACGGCGCGCGCATCGGCCAAATCCTGACGAACCTCATCGGCAACGCCATCAAATTCACGGAAGATGGCCAGATCGTGGTGTCCGTTTCCGGCATTCACGGCGCTGACCTCACCAATGCGACAATCACCGTCTCAGATACGGGTCGCGGGATCCCCGAAGACCGGCTGGAAGACGTGTTCGAGGATTTCGTCGCCCTGGCGCATTCCGAAGGCCGCCAGGCGCGCGGCGATGGGCTGGGATTGTCGATCTCGCGCAAGGTGGCGCGGCTGATGGGCGGTGAGCTGTCGGTGCAATCGACCATTGGCCAAGGCAGCGTCTTCACTCTGCGCATCCCCTTGGCCCGCGCAAAAGCCGTGGCCGAGGCAGCATCGAACGAAATTGCCGATGAAAGACTGGCAGACACAGCGCAAACGAAACACATTCTGGTTGTCGAGGATAACGCCATCAACCGCTCGGTCCTGCGCGACATGCTGGAGAGGCTTGGCCACAGCGTGACGGAGGCCTCCGATGGGCTGGACGGTTTGCATCAAGCACAACAGTCCGCCTTCGACCTGATCATCATGGATGTCTCGATGCCCGTCATGGATGGCATCGAAACCGCGCGGCGGATCAGGGCGGAGGCCGGGCCAAACCAAAGAACCCGCATCGTGGGGCTTACGGCCCATGGGCGCGAAGAATACCGCGACCGCGCCATTCGGGCGGGCATGGACGGCTTTTTCACCAAACCCATCCGGTTCTCTGCTTTGCATGACGTCGTTTCTGCCGATGCACAATCGGCCTCACCTGCCGGACTGGACGCCGAGGTGATCGATGATCTGATCGACGTTCTCGGGCCGGAAAAGGTCAAAGCGACGGCCGATGCGTTCTTCGCGGAAAGTGAAACGCAACTGGACGTGCTGTCTTCGCCCGAAAGCGATGTTGCCGCAATCTTGCACAAGATGCGAGGCGGGGCGGCACTCTTGGGATTGAAATCCGTTATCACGCAGATTGATGCACTGGACGGCGCCACCATGAACCGACAGGCGGTGGCGGCCCTGCAGGGGGCGATTTCTGCCGGACGTAAAGATCTGACCGATCGACTTCAGCAGACCGATCCGACCGGCTAG
- a CDS encoding oxidoreductase: protein MQKVSDMLRSFVCAALLAISMTCPAIAQDPTALQITPEGGEQMSLSLADLDALDQVTVTTTTIWTEGEVTFTGPSLASVLDAAGAEGADLTLTALNDYAIEMPAPETGATYPIIATRMDGAPMSVRDKGPYWIVFPYDSDAAYQTEEVYAQSIWQLDRIEVLE, encoded by the coding sequence ATGCAAAAGGTATCTGACATGCTTCGCTCCTTCGTCTGTGCAGCCCTTCTGGCGATTTCGATGACATGCCCTGCGATCGCACAGGATCCGACCGCCCTTCAGATCACGCCGGAAGGTGGCGAGCAAATGTCTCTTTCGCTCGCGGATCTGGATGCGCTCGATCAGGTCACGGTCACCACCACGACGATCTGGACGGAAGGCGAAGTGACGTTCACTGGGCCATCCCTGGCAAGCGTTCTGGATGCCGCCGGTGCAGAGGGCGCGGACCTGACCCTGACGGCATTGAATGACTACGCCATTGAAATGCCCGCACCCGAAACCGGCGCGACCTATCCGATCATCGCGACGCGGATGGACGGAGCACCAATGTCCGTACGCGACAAGGGCCCGTACTGGATCGTCTTTCCATATGACAGCGATGCGGCTTACCAGACGGAAGAGGTCTATGCGCAAAGCATCTGGCAACTGGACCGGATCGAAGTGTTGGAATGA
- a CDS encoding response regulator yields MPNILVADDHDLVRDTIAAYLGQQDDFHVETADDLAEARALLEGVVPFDLVILDYNMPGMDGLEGMESVIKGYPHIKVVLMSGVAKPDVAREAMTRGANGFLPKSATAKSMVNAIRFVLAGEQYFPFDLAEAKPETPESFKGLSSREMETLEFLCRGASNKEIARALDLAEVTIKLHVKNILAKLGVSNRTQAALLAKEQNLF; encoded by the coding sequence ATGCCAAACATTCTTGTTGCTGACGATCATGATCTGGTGCGTGACACGATTGCGGCCTACCTCGGCCAGCAGGACGATTTTCACGTAGAAACCGCCGATGATCTGGCCGAAGCGCGCGCACTATTGGAAGGCGTCGTCCCGTTCGATCTGGTCATCCTCGATTACAACATGCCGGGCATGGATGGCCTTGAGGGGATGGAAAGCGTCATCAAGGGCTATCCCCATATCAAGGTGGTCTTGATGTCCGGCGTCGCCAAGCCCGATGTCGCGCGCGAGGCGATGACACGCGGGGCCAACGGCTTCCTTCCGAAATCCGCGACCGCGAAATCGATGGTGAATGCGATCCGGTTTGTTCTGGCGGGCGAGCAGTACTTTCCCTTTGATCTCGCCGAGGCGAAACCCGAGACGCCCGAAAGTTTCAAGGGGCTGTCCTCCCGAGAAATGGAGACGTTGGAGTTTCTATGCCGCGGCGCGTCCAACAAGGAAATCGCGCGGGCCCTCGATCTGGCGGAAGTCACGATCAAGCTTCACGTGAAGAACATTCTCGCCAAACTGGGCGTGAGCAACCGGACGCAAGCTGCTTTGCTGGCGAAGGAACAGAATTTGTTCTGA
- a CDS encoding FecCD family ABC transporter permease: protein MSVSSGDRAIGRRGNLPLLIGIGMVALVFSISAAISVGAVSVPFRTVWGVLSEQIGFGLVTPDWSQGQAAVVWEIRFPRALLAAIVGAGLAVVGASLQAVTRNPLADPHLLGISSGGAFGAILALLHTGLFLGLLTVPVLAFLGALAATGAVLAVSRFAGASSADRLVLTGVAVSFVIMALANLLIFLGDPRAAHTVVFWMLGGLGLAQWNHLIYPLGVLIPCVLWLWRRAADLNAMTIGDETATSLGISVVRFRRMVFIAGALITGVMVAFSGMIGFVGLMIPHIVRVVVGGDYTRVLPWSALAGAIFLLWADIVARTIMAPEDMPIGIVTGLIGGVFFVALLRRRG from the coding sequence ATGAGCGTCTCGTCCGGAGATCGGGCAATTGGGCGGAGGGGAAATCTGCCCCTCCTGATCGGCATTGGTATGGTGGCGTTGGTGTTTTCGATCAGCGCTGCCATCTCCGTCGGTGCCGTTTCGGTGCCATTCCGTACAGTTTGGGGGGTCTTGTCCGAGCAGATCGGTTTTGGCTTGGTCACGCCGGATTGGAGCCAGGGCCAAGCAGCAGTTGTATGGGAGATCCGTTTCCCGCGCGCTTTGCTGGCGGCGATTGTCGGCGCGGGTCTCGCTGTAGTTGGCGCCAGCCTACAGGCCGTTACCCGCAACCCGCTCGCCGATCCGCATTTGCTGGGGATCTCATCGGGTGGGGCATTTGGTGCCATCCTCGCCCTACTTCACACCGGCCTTTTCCTAGGCTTGTTGACGGTTCCGGTCCTGGCATTCCTTGGTGCGTTGGCAGCCACGGGGGCGGTGTTGGCGGTTTCTCGTTTTGCCGGAGCCAGCAGCGCAGACCGCTTGGTTCTGACGGGCGTCGCTGTCTCTTTCGTCATTATGGCGCTTGCCAACCTACTGATTTTTCTGGGCGATCCCCGCGCTGCCCATACGGTTGTCTTCTGGATGCTGGGTGGGCTTGGCCTCGCGCAATGGAACCATCTCATCTACCCGCTTGGCGTTTTGATCCCGTGCGTCCTTTGGCTTTGGCGCCGGGCTGCCGACCTCAATGCAATGACAATCGGTGATGAAACCGCAACGTCGCTTGGTATCTCCGTGGTCCGATTCCGCCGCATGGTGTTCATTGCAGGAGCACTGATCACCGGTGTGATGGTGGCCTTTTCAGGGATGATCGGGTTTGTCGGTTTGATGATCCCGCACATTGTGCGTGTGGTGGTCGGTGGCGACTACACCCGCGTGTTGCCGTGGTCTGCCCTTGCCGGAGCCATTTTTTTGCTCTGGGCGGACATCGTCGCGCGCACCATCATGGCCCCTGAAGACATGCCGATCGGGATTGTCACCGGGCTAATCGGAGGTGTGTTCTTCGTGGCGTTGCTGAGACGGAGAGGGTGA